The window aactgaaaattgTTTACATTAAAAGAGAAATGGTGGTCCTTTCACAGGGTGCATGTAACTCTTCCCActccatttcatagaatcacagaatggtttggtttggaaagtaccttaagatcatctagttctaacccccctgccatgggcagggacacctcacgctaaaaacatctcacccaaggctctgtccaacctggccatggatggagtattcacaaccttcctgggcaacccattccagtacctcaccaccctaacagtaaagaacttcttccttatatccaatctaaacttcccctgtttaagtttgaacccattaccccttgtcctatctctacagtctctgatgaagagtccctccccagcatctttataggcccccttcagatactggaaggctgctatgaggtctccatgcagccttctcttctccaggctgagcagccccaactttctcagcactgatattgagccattgaccacaactctttgtgtgtggccatccagccagttctttatccactgagtggtccacctatcaaattgatgacactgcaatttagagacaaggatgttgtgtgggacatcctttgcacaagtccatgtagatgacatcagctgctccacccctgtccatcttttccgtagccccgtcatagaaggccaccaaattggtcaggcaggatttccccctagtgaagccatgctggctgtcagcaagcaccttgttgtttttcatgtgccttagcatgccttccaagagaatctgctcccagattttgccaggcacagaggtgagactgactggtctgtaatttcccgggtcatccattttacccttcttgaaaatgggggttatatttccctttttctggtcatcaggaacttcacctgactgccatggtttttcaaacatgatggcagcttagcaacttcatttgccagctccttcaggacccatggatggatttcatcaggtcccatggatttATGcatattcaggttcttaaaatgATCTggaacctgatcctctcctacagcaAGCCTACGATCTTCATTCTTagtccctgcctctgccttccaagacttgagtggCATCCTAGTGCATGAACATCATCTGTTTAGTATTTGCAGTTCCACAGGGATTACATCTGTGGCTGTAGCTAATTTAGAGTGAACTCCATCATAAATGAGCATAAAGTTGCTTTTGCAGATGAGGAATTTAGCTCACCATTAGGCCAAGCTATATTGTAAGAGCACAAAAAGCTTCATGTTGCTTGCACACATGCTACAGCCACAGCAGGCTGTAAGGCAGACAGATCCCCAGTGTGGACAAGGGGAATTTCCAGCAGAGGTATAATAAAATGAAGTGTGACCCTCATTGCTATCTGGATTACCTCTGAGGAATTCCTCCAGCAGAAGAGGGAGAGCACACATGGCCCTTCACCGTGGCTCCCTTCATGGCCCAGAAATGGTGTGAGAGAGGTCATGCTCAGACCATGAtaggaatggaaaagaaagagcttGGTGCTCAGCCATAAAACACTCCCTGTTGGGCAGCTGGAAATCACAGCAGCCACCAACaccattttaaattacatttacaaaCTGCCCAAAATATGGGAGTTTCAAGTCacctctgcctgccctgcagcaccaaGCTGCGTCTCCCAAGGAGCACAGTAAGGAATCCAGCCAGCCTTTACCCTGTCTGTATGTAATGTGCCAGGCTCTTCTTACAGCTCCAGTCTGCAAAAACAACTTGTTTTGGATGTTGTGCTAAAGTGTGAGCACAGCACTCCCCAACTGGGCAATAAAATACTAGCAATGAAAATGTGAGGCTGGAAATGGAGGAAAAGCTCCAAAATTCTGCTGCGTTAATGTGAATAATGGGAAAATAGTTGAAGCTTGTACTCCAGATACATTGTTTAGActctgctttgtttgtttttcttaatatgaCTGAAGTAATCAAAATCACACATTTACAGTTTTCAGCTACTCCTCCCATATATGCATTATACTCTGCGATCCTTATCGTAGATGAGGTCTAGTACTGACTTTGTAATGGATGAGTCTTCTTAATTTAAGAAATTAGAATAAATCACTCCACTCGTGGAGTAGCTACTGTCTTAAATAATAACCACTGTGCCTGGATTCCATCACAGTGTATTTTGCTGCTGAGcatcctgttttcttcttattttgatgggaaaaaaaaaaacaacaaactccCATGGTCTCTGTGGAAATAAGCAACATAGTGCTTTTAtaacaaatatgtattttgtacaGTTTGTTCTACTTTGCAGTACATTGTACTTAGTACAGTACAGGCCTGATCTGAGAGATCTTTGAGTGCACATAATCAACTGCCTGTGAGAAAGAGAGAAGCATGTGATAAAGTGACTCTCCATGTATCTGGACAGAACAGTATAAActtctttgctttgttcttaTTTTGTCTGATACAGTTGCAGGTAAACAAATACACCCAAAACTGTATTTGTTGCATGCTtatcaaagaatcacagaacagtttgggttggaagggactttaaagctcatctcgTTCCAGCCCTCCAggcatggacagggacatcttccactagaccaaatTCTCCAAAGCctcatccagtctggccttgaacaacgCCAGGGTGCATTCCAAATGGGTATCACACTATTTCACTCAGAGAAACCTCTTTCCCCCTTAGAAAGCTACACAGCATCAGCTATGAGATGGGGACAGTAGCTGTCAGTGCTCTTCCAATGAAATCATCTCCTTATCACCACTAGATCAGCACATGGTTATGTCTTCTAAAAAAGGTGTCATTTTTTTCAAGGGCAAAAATATTATTAAGCAGATCCAGCTTTGTCTGAGATGGAAAGTTCAGCGTTCCAGTTCTTCATACAAGCTTGTCTTCAGCAGCTGTGTGCACAAATGTGTGCGTGACTGGTATCTGTCATATTTCTTCATCTCTTAAATGATACACCTAGATGCATATTAAGGGATATATAGAGATATGGCAAGCATTGGAACATCCCTGTCCCATAAAGGTACATTTTGGACAGTGCTATACCAACCACACATTCAGCATCTCTGCAAATTACAATTCCTCTCTGCTTACATTAttagacatagaatcatagaatagttatagttaaggaaaggaccttaagatcatctagttccaaaccccctgccatgggcagggacacctcacactaaacaatattatccaaggcttcatccaacctggtcttgaacaccgccagggatggagcattcacaacctccctgagcaacccattccagtacctcaccaccctaacagtaaagaatttcttccttatatccaatctaaacctctgctgtttaagtttcaacccgttaccccttgtcctatcactacagtccctaatgaagagtccctctccagcatccctgtaggccccttcagatactggaaggctgctatgaggtctccatgcagccttctcttctccaggctgaacagctccaactttctcagcctgtcttcatatgggaggtgctccagtcccctgatcatcctcgtggccctcctctggacttgttccaacagttccatgtccttttgatgtttaggacaccagaactgcacacaatactccaagtgaggtctcacaagagcagagtagaggggcaggatcacctcctttgacctgctggtcacactccttttgatgcagcccaggatacggttggctttctgggctgtaagcgcacactgaagccagttcatgttcattttctcatcaaccaacacccccaagtccttctccccagggctgcactgaatttcctatAATTTAATAAAGGTATTCTGAAAGTAGCAATGCATACCTTGTGTCTATAGCTTAATAACACAGGTCTATAAGCTACTTTGATAAGTTTGGTATAGGAGAGTTGACATGCAATGCCTTTCTTGTCTCAGTTATATATGTTCCCGTTAAAAATTAAGCCTGTTTAGACTAAGCCAAATGGAACCTGACTGTTTGGTCTTAAGAAATGCTGTGGCCCTTTGCaccaaactgaagaaaataatcaacATGCTGGTTTACATTCCCTATTTCAAGTCTATCAAAAAGGCTCAGTGTTGCAAAAAGGGTTGCTTGGAGTGCTAACAGCAtgtttatttcatatttctgtgaATCCATCATCCAGCAGAATGATTTTATAGCAGCTTAATTTGCATGATGAGTATACTTTGGAAAGGAAAGTTGGTCCTTGTAGTAAAAAGTCCTTGCAGTGAAATCCAAGAGAGAGATTTAATTCCTAATTCAGCTGCCCACTTCTGGCAAGGCTTTGTAAAGTCATTTGAATTGTGTTCttaagcagtaaaatgaagatTTCACCTTGGTTTCATCTTGTTCTAGTTTTAGCCTGGGAGTCTGGACAAGTCATAGGACAACAGGGCCCTCGGGGCTCCAAGAACTACTGTAATACAACCAGGTTTCTTTTGGCTGGTATATTTTGATGACAGGTAAAAAGCAGTTGGTGTCTGTGGTAGTTTTGGATTATATAAATGACAAAGTTTTTAGTAACACTAGGATATTTTTATCATAAAGTTCATAGAGTACAACAAGTTATCACCTTTATTGCTGTGAAAAGtgatctctttctttttatgcctccctatttctttgtttctcagtcATCTGTTACTGAGGAAATATTATCCTCCACTCCTACAGTGAGtaattttccttatttccttttgctttgtagTATTTAATCCAAATTTCTAaaaacctctcctgttttcaTCTTCTCTCTGCAAAAGATACTTGCCCAGTGCAAAACTGAACTCAGGCTGGGAATTACAGCACTTTCATCTGCTGGCACTGGGAAAAGTAAGCTCTTCAGGaaaaatttttttaattactcctTCTTTGTATTGCTACTCATTCTCTGTGAATATTAGCATCtttcaggaggaaggagaggactCTGCATGGCAGGCACTGCTACATCTAGTGGGAAAAGAGTAAAACAAGAGTCTGGCTGGGCCCttcttcctgctccctgccctgccaggCCCTGGTGATCTTCATACAAACCCTGTGAGGATGCAGAATGAGGACCAGTCAGAGGAACCAGCCAAGACTCAAATGACAGAGGATATACAGAAGCAACAAACTAGAGAGTCAGGGATACCTGTAGCACCTCCAACAGCATCAGCTGGATTTCTTCTGCCCAGTGCTGGCTGTGCACATATACCTTTCCTCTCTTATGGTGTCCTTGCACCTCTGCATTTCACATCCAATctctttccatctttttctATTCCCTGGTCCCCACCAGAAGCTGTAAGACTTATCCACTATAAATCAACCCTCCTTGTTACTCCTTTTCTACACAGACTTTACATGCCTTTTATTTGGTCCTTTTATATGCTTTGCTCATACTTTATCCTTCCTCCGTTCCTGTTATAGTCCTGTATCTTTCTGCAGGAATTATCTGCACCTCTGTACACAGTGGAATTCTGACACTGACTGGGTTTTTGTCATGACCATATTAGACACAGTAAGTGACATTAATCAGAGTTCTGAATAACATGACAGACACGACAGACTGAGTAGTTGAGTGAGCAGGCTGAGCACGGACACTTGTGTGCAGAATGATGAAAGCAGGAGCCAGTCAGCCCAGGGACATGAGATGTATGCTGTGGGAGGAGAAATCAGAAGGCTACTGGGCCATTGCACCATGCTGACTAGTACAGTGCAAGCCAATAAATGATGGCAGAGCTGAGGGTCAGTAGCCAGAGGAGTAATGATGTCCATCACAAAAAGCTCTACTTGTAGAGAGCATCTTTATTGCAAAGGAGGTACCGAATGTGTCACCTCTAGAGTTAGTCAGTGCTTCCCTAACCACCTTAGGAACAAACTTCACAGCATTCCTGCTGATTCAGTGGCATAACAATTCGCTCATTGCTACAAATACAGATCCCTCACATGCGAGCCTAAATATACCCACTGGGATGATTTTGAAAATGTCTACCTCTTCTCTTGAGGGTTCACTTACAAGGTTGGCTGATAGTACTGCATAAACAGAGAGCCTAATTCTCTTCTCATGTACACTGAATATATAGGCAAGTGCTGTGTCTTTTACTTGAATGgatgcatttctgaaaatgcaggCATTCATTTCAGCATCCTTAACCTGAGTGGGAAAGATTATGTGAAAACTAACAGGTGGCAGGAAACACAATTTTCATACAATAGTGCTGACTTTGTGTTAGTTCTGAAGGATAAAGACCTGTCTTGTATCTCATGTAACAGACAAGTGTGTGATATTGATGTGCTGCAGCATTAGGAGAGGCAAATATGAGATCTGAGAAGGTATAAATTGAAGTATCTTCCTTCTCCAAGGGAGATAATTATGCACTAATGCCCTAATGAAATTTCAACTGACATACTGCATACTGTTCCCATCACTCAGGTCCAGAAACGATGAAACATAGCAAAGCAGAGCACATGAAAAGGGCCTATCTCAAGGCAGAAAGTTGAAGAGCACAGCTTGTTCACGTCAGCAAAACGAGGACTAGAGAGAATAATCCCACCTAGAAACACAccaggagggagaaaaatgctatttaaactgaaagtcGATGATGAAAGAAGAtcaaataaatataaaccaacTAGAAACAATTTGGGGCTGGAAACAAAAGGTGGCTTTTGACAGTCAGTTCTGGCATCTTAGCATGGCTGAGGTAGAGCCCTCTGCAAACAAGAGGTGTCAGGGATCAGCATCATCGCTCTACATCAGTTCCCCAGGATGGCAAAATGAGCATAGCAGTAACCTGCCCCAGCTGTTGGGGTTGATAACCTTGCAGAAGTGCTGGGGTTTTTGCCCCTACCTGGTTCCTTCCTATTTGTGCACTCCTGGTCAGCCAAATTAGGAATATAAGGCAAATCTATCCATACTTGTAAATTCCAGTATTTTCAAACCAAAATACTGAACCAAAaaccttggttttgtttttttcaaaccAAAAACCTTGTCTTCTCACTCGCTCTAGTAAAACCTGCTTCACACACACAGTGCTTTACACCtgaggcagagggagggaggcagcagggaccCTCAGCACCAGCGCTCGACGTTTTGGCAGGGTGAAACGATCAAATCTAATCCCCGCAAAGACAACCCCGCTGCCCGGCGCTGTGCAGCGCTCCGCAGGGAAACCGCGCCCGCCGCCCCGGAGAGCGAGGCTCCGCCGACGGgctgccccccccaccccgggtGCCTCCCCCGTCCCCGGCGTGATTCACGGCGATTTCTCATCCCCGCCCGCCCCCGGGGAAAACTTCCCCCGGTAACTTTGCCGGTGCCGGTCCTCCGCTTCCCCCGACGGCAGGGGCACACCCCCTCCATCCTCCATCCCAAGCCCCGTCGGAGGCTCTGACGGTGGGGCAGCAGCGAAGGGGGGGATGTCGTAGGTGCTGCGTCAGCGGGAGCCCGACGGCGATTGGGGGAGGCCTTGTTCTCTTCGCGGTCACTAATTATAAAGtgccggagccgccgccgcccgcaCCTGCTCCCGCTCCGCTCGGCGACCCCCGAGCCGCTCCGCTGTCAGACGCCGCAGGCTCCGAGCTCCTCGCACCGCGCACCCTCTGGGGTTTCTCCAGAGTCTGCTCGGCCTCGCTATAAATAACAGCGGCTCTGACGCCGAGGATCCAGGAAGGCGCAGCTCGCTCCTGACCAACTCCTGGGAGCCCCGAGGGGAGCCTGTGTGTGAGTGAACCGCTCAGTCTGCGGGATGGGGGACGGGGAGGGCCGGGGCGGCTCTGCCAGGGCTGTTGTCCCTCGTCGGGGCGGCTACTCAGGGCGCTGCGGTGGGAATCCCTTCCCGCGGCGGGTCTCTCCCTTGCGGGAAGGTCAGGAAAAAGTCTTTCTGGTCGCTTCATCTTTGGGTCCGTTCCGGCTCCAGACATAGGGTCGTCGTCTGCTTACCTTAAGAGCCTGCTTGCCTTAAGCGCCTGCTTACCTCGCAAGAGGAAACCACGCCGGCTCCAAAGAGTGTGTGAGCTACCAAAGCTGCGTGCGAGCCAGGACTTGGGTTTTAAATCGCGGCGGCCGAACAGTTTTGTGCCTCCTTTTGCTGCCCCAAAGGCGGAGGATGCAGTGCCGGGTGCGAGTGGGGGGAGGCCGCTGCCGGCTGACTTCTCTCTCCTTGCAGCCCCATGGCGATGCTCCTGAGACTCGGCTGCTCGCTGCTGGCCCTCAGCACTTGCCTGTTTCCGCGGGCAAGGGCGGACTGCGGCCGCGACTGCGCTGCCTGCGCCTACCGCCTGGGACCCCGCGCAGGCATACACCCTTTGGTAAGCAGTAGCGGGGCAGGGGAGACTGCCTGCCCCTTCAGACATCTCGGACGGGCAGAGCCCCGCTCCTTGGGTTAACTTCGTGCGGGAGAAAAAGGGGAACcgggaaaaggagggaaaaatagcaaaatgaaTAGCGGGGAAGCAGCCGGGGTTGTTCGGAAGACCCAGGTTCGAAGGCGCGGCTGCGGGAAACGGGTCCCTGAAGCACTGGGGAGAGGGCGGCATAAACCCAGTGCGCCCCAAGAGCACCGCATCCCCAGACTGCCCGCTGTCCGTCAGCGAGAGGCGCCTTTCGAGGGGATGGAGGGACGCCCCGCGCCGGGCAGCTCAGGGGAAGCAAGGGAAAAGCCCTGTGAAAACgtgaaggggaagggaaataCGGCCgaagagggaaaggagaggtCGCTGCCGGGCACTTAAGCATGAGATGCAAGGACGGGGACGACTCCTAGCTGCCGACTTCCCGTTAGGGTGAGCGCTGTCCCCGCGGGATGGGTGAGGAGCTGGAAAGCGGTGGGTCTGCCTGAAATCTCACCAAAAGCGAGGTTCAAGCCTGGTTTGAGTAGCAATATACCTCCCGctgctctttctctctgtgCGGTGCTGCATAGCGTTAGGAATATGCCTGTAAAACACCCATTTGATAGTCTCCTACAACAAATCCTGCCGAGAAAACTCCAgaatgcgggggggggggggggggggggtggaggggggcaCCTGTAACTTTAATAATACTGAAACTATTTAGAAGTATAGTCACAGAGGCAACTCGTGAAAATCTGGGGTCCCTCAGCCCTCCACGAAGAAGGTAGGAACTCAGGTTACTGAGTCCTTTGCCAGCAGCACCTGTGGTTCCTGACCTCAGGTAGATGGATATTGAGGCATCATGCTCTCAGCACATctaaataatctgaaaaaattTGTTCCCCTACGATGTCGTAGATTACTTGGGAGCACATAAAAGGAAGGACCAGACCCTATTCTTATGCAGGATTAGGAATCACTGAGTGCTTGTGCTTATTCCAAAAGCGCGAGGATTCACTCTTGACCACAGCAGATTCATAAGGGCAATATTCTTAGGATGGATGGCAAAACAGTTCCCTGTCCTTTTTTTGCTTACATTAGCTTTCAATCAAACCTCagctaggggaaaaaaaagtggtagTTTGCTCTTTTGGAGGGAGAGATATGTGATATATTTGTGGATGTCTATATTAATACTCTCTTTTATACATCTTCAGTAATTATTCAGGACAGAATCAAAGTATCATTCAGTAACAACACTTATTAGCTGAATAGGAAAAGAAGCAATGTGCCATACCTTATGTTCGTTATACATGTACAAATGATTTTTATAAGCAAATATTTCTATATACTAGCATCTAGTAACATAGTGACTGAATTTATCACATCCTATCTGTAAGATGAAAGATTTATCCCATTGTACCTGGTTATTCACACCTATAAGATAGCATATTCATGTTCATTTGGCAACAGGGATCTATCAAAACTAATTGAAAAGGGGAAAGACCTATTCTTGCTTTGACTGAGAGCAATTTCAaactcagactaaagctgagaTTCCATTCTCTTTATAGCATAACTGTATCCTATAGCAATAAACACCTAGTGCCAGTTAAGTTACTATATCACAAAATACATAAATCCCTTTTATTatcatcataaaaaaaaagtcatatatAAATTTCTCAGGCTGAAATGGGGCTCAAGAGACAGGTAAGGCCAGAGGTAAGGAGCTGGTCAGTAAGCTGTTAGAGAGAACTCTGCTGGGATTTAATTTCACACCTTTAAAGCATATTGAGATCCTTAGAAAGCATTGTCCATgggcaaaataaatgtttctctattaaaaatattgatgATTTCTTCTTTAGTTGTTGTGATATGAAAACCAtagacaagaagaaaaaccccCGGGTTCACCTTTTTTGAAACTGAAGAATGTGGCTTCACAAGAAGTAAATTCCCCTGACAGAGACAGCAGTAGCTGTATGTTATTATCACCACACCACAGGTTATGAGATATGCACACGGGTACAGAAAACTTTATGTCTTAGCTTGAAATTTTTTCACTGTAGTCAGAAGCAGCACAGTTTAGgtcattttcccctctttctgaTGGTCACTACTCTGTATGTCAAACTAGCAAAGCCAGAACTTTGATCCTGCCTAAGAGAGcctgtatttctgcatttgtaTTGGTACACATTTGAAAGACCTGCTCCATGAAGAGAAACTAATGATAACAGACAGAAACTCAGCCTTTAGTGCCATGTAGTGTAGTGGAGATAGCCAGCTGTACTGTACTGCTCACTTCTTTGCAATGACAGTGCCATGTAGCTTCTTTCCTAAAATTGCTGAATGTTACTTTTAATTATTAAGATTGAATACACTTCTATGCTTTGattatgaagaaaaacacaactgTTTTTTAGCTTCCCAGTAgtaaataataaagaaacatAACAATGTAACCAAGCTTAAGGGAGGTGCAGGAGCTGCATGTGTGGcttcctttgaaaaagaaacataggGGCAGCTTTGACATACAGGACCCACAATCTATCTCATCCAGAGTTCTGTCTCTTAAAGTGGAGACTACCATGTCCTTCAGAGACGGATATGAAGAACCTGAGAACACACAGGTACTAAATCAGGTGTTCACGAAGAGCAGCTCTTCCAAGCCACTCACAGAGAGAGGCTCGCTTATGGTCTTGTAAAAACAAGTAACCCTAAGACAAGGTTGCAGTGAGATGATTGCTGCTATCAAATCATTCTCAGTAAACCACATCCGTTTTTCAGGCATGTACACTAGAATGCGAAGGAAAGTTGCCTTCTGCCAAAGCTTGGGAGACTTGCAAGGAGCTTCTGCAACTGGCAAAGCTGGATCTCTCTGAGGATGGCAACATAGCTCCAGGAgacaagaaggacatggatgAGAACCATCTGCTTGCAAAGAAGTATGGAGGCTTCATGAAAAGATACGGGGGGTTCATGAAGAAGATGGATGAGCTCTACCGGGTAGAACCGGAGGATGAAGCTAATGGAGGAGAAATCCTAGCTAAAAGGTATGGAGGGTTTATGAAGAAAGACTCAGATGATGATGCCCTTGCTAATTCCTCTGATCTGCTGAAGGAGCTTCTAGGAACAGGAGATAACCCTGAGGCGGGGCATTACCGagatataaatgaaaatgatgGGGATGTCAGCAAAAGATATGGAGGCTTCATGAGAAGCATAAAGCGCAGCCCTGAGTTGGAAGATGAAGCCAAAGAGCTGCAAA of the Melopsittacus undulatus isolate bMelUnd1 chromosome 1, bMelUnd1.mat.Z, whole genome shotgun sequence genome contains:
- the PENK gene encoding proenkephalin-A, yielding MAMLLRLGCSLLALSTCLFPRARADCGRDCAACAYRLGPRAGIHPLACTLECEGKLPSAKAWETCKELLQLAKLDLSEDGNIAPGDKKDMDENHLLAKKYGGFMKRYGGFMKKMDELYRVEPEDEANGGEILAKRYGGFMKKDSDDDALANSSDLLKELLGTGDNPEAGHYRDINENDGDVSKRYGGFMRSIKRSPELEDEAKELQKRYGGFMRRVGRPEWWLDYQKRYGGFLKRFADSILPSEEDGETYSKEVPEMEKRYGGFMRF